From Bosea sp. NBC_00550, the proteins below share one genomic window:
- a CDS encoding LacI family DNA-binding transcriptional regulator, whose translation MSQPKGSKGKVTIIEIADAAGVSKSTVSLVLTGRGSVKPETRRQVQQAMDRLGYVYNRGAANLRNAQSRIVGLVLNDLSNPFFAEFAIGVEKVLQMAGYVAFMANTAESVVRQDQVMRMMREHGAGGIILCPALDTRPEHLDWAQAADTALLVAIRRLPGAQAGLVVPENVAGGSRITRHLINLGHERVAYLGGMNSMVVRQERHRGFLTAMEAAGHAVDPGLNLESMPTRDGGFSAMGSVLSLSDRPTAVVCYNDVVAIGAMLAAARHGLVVGRDIAIVGFDDTSEARHVSPALTTIAIDAVGLGERAAAMLLKQIADPAAEPETFIGSANLVIRESCGAYQRALAAAG comes from the coding sequence ATGTCGCAGCCGAAAGGCAGCAAGGGGAAGGTGACGATCATCGAGATCGCGGACGCCGCAGGCGTCTCGAAATCGACGGTCTCCCTCGTCCTCACCGGGCGCGGCAGCGTCAAGCCCGAGACGCGCCGGCAGGTCCAGCAGGCCATGGACCGGCTGGGCTATGTCTATAATCGCGGTGCCGCCAACCTGCGCAACGCGCAATCCCGCATCGTCGGCCTCGTCCTCAACGATCTCTCAAACCCGTTCTTCGCCGAATTCGCGATCGGCGTGGAGAAAGTCCTGCAGATGGCAGGCTATGTCGCCTTCATGGCCAACACCGCCGAGAGCGTGGTGCGGCAGGACCAGGTGATGCGCATGATGCGCGAGCATGGTGCCGGCGGCATCATCCTCTGCCCCGCGCTCGATACCCGCCCCGAGCATCTCGACTGGGCCCAGGCCGCCGATACGGCGTTGCTGGTGGCGATCCGCCGCCTGCCGGGCGCGCAGGCGGGCTTGGTCGTGCCGGAGAACGTGGCGGGCGGCAGCCGGATCACACGCCATCTGATCAATCTCGGCCATGAGCGCGTCGCCTATCTCGGCGGCATGAACTCGATGGTCGTCCGGCAGGAGCGGCATCGGGGCTTCCTCACCGCAATGGAGGCCGCCGGCCACGCGGTCGATCCGGGACTTAATCTCGAAAGCATGCCGACGCGCGACGGCGGCTTCAGCGCGATGGGCTCCGTGCTTTCGCTCAGCGACCGGCCGACGGCGGTGGTCTGCTACAACGACGTCGTCGCCATCGGCGCGATGCTGGCCGCGGCGCGGCACGGGCTCGTCGTCGGCCGCGACATCGCGATCGTCGGCTTCGACGACACCAGCGAGGCGCGCCATGTCTCGCCGGCGTTGACCACCATCGCCATCGATGCCGTCGGGCTCGGCGAGCGCGCCGCCGCGATGCTGCTGAAACAGATCGCCGATCCCGCTGCGGAGCCGGAAACCTTCATCGGCTCCGCCAATCTCGTCATCCGCGAATCCTGTGGCGCCTATCAGCGCGCGCTGGCCGCCGCCGGCTGA
- a CDS encoding acyl CoA:acetate/3-ketoacid CoA transferase, translating into MAFPRILSADEAAALIPDEAIVTVSSSSGLGCPDAVLAAIGRRFDASGHPRNLTTLHPIAAGDMWGVKGIDHLAKPGLLARIMGGSYPSGPSSAEPPAIWKMVTGDEIPAYNIPSGILFDMHREAAAKRPGVLTKIGMDTFVDPKHQGCAMNARAAAEPIVTRVEFDGDDWLYFRSIVPKIAIIRATTADERGNLSYEHEGGLLGPLDQALAVRNNGGIVIAQVKRVVEAGSLNTQAVFVPGILVDAIVVAPDQMQTTQTVYDPAISGEVRRPLSSFETPAFDVAKVIARRVAKELRYGDAVNIGFGISANVPRILIEEGQHGAVTWVIEQGAVGGVPLLEFQFGCASNAEAIVPSPYQFTYFQGAGFDMSLLSFLQIDKQGCVNVSKLGVRPHVTAGAGGFIDITARAKRIVFSGYFSAAAKLAIADGKLVIETEGKVKKLVDAVEHISFSGPRAVAQGQDVTYITERCVMKLTPEGIVVTEIAPGVDLERDILAQSEFPLLVPQTPKLMDAALFDEALIGLEVPARAA; encoded by the coding sequence ATGGCCTTTCCCCGCATCCTCTCCGCCGACGAAGCCGCTGCCCTGATCCCGGACGAGGCGATCGTCACCGTCTCGTCCTCTTCGGGTCTCGGCTGCCCCGACGCTGTGCTGGCGGCGATCGGCCGGCGCTTCGACGCTTCGGGCCATCCACGCAACCTGACGACGCTGCATCCGATCGCGGCCGGCGACATGTGGGGCGTCAAGGGCATCGACCATCTGGCCAAGCCCGGCCTGCTGGCGCGGATCATGGGTGGGTCCTACCCGTCCGGCCCGTCCTCGGCCGAGCCGCCTGCGATCTGGAAGATGGTCACCGGCGATGAGATCCCCGCCTACAACATCCCGAGCGGCATCCTCTTCGACATGCATCGCGAGGCCGCGGCAAAGCGGCCGGGCGTGCTGACCAAGATCGGCATGGACACCTTCGTCGACCCCAAGCACCAGGGCTGCGCCATGAATGCGCGGGCCGCGGCGGAGCCGATCGTTACCCGCGTGGAGTTCGATGGCGATGACTGGCTCTATTTCCGCAGCATCGTGCCGAAGATCGCGATCATCCGCGCTACCACGGCCGATGAGCGCGGCAACCTTTCCTACGAGCATGAGGGCGGCCTGCTCGGCCCGCTCGATCAGGCGCTGGCGGTGCGCAACAATGGCGGCATCGTCATCGCGCAGGTGAAGCGCGTGGTCGAGGCCGGCAGCCTCAACACGCAAGCGGTCTTCGTGCCCGGCATCCTCGTCGATGCGATCGTCGTCGCGCCCGACCAGATGCAGACGACGCAGACCGTCTATGACCCGGCGATCTCCGGCGAGGTGCGGCGGCCGCTATCGAGCTTCGAGACGCCGGCCTTCGACGTCGCCAAGGTGATCGCGCGGCGCGTGGCGAAGGAGCTGCGTTACGGCGACGCGGTCAATATCGGCTTCGGCATCTCGGCCAATGTCCCGCGCATCCTGATCGAGGAGGGCCAGCACGGCGCCGTCACCTGGGTGATCGAGCAGGGTGCGGTCGGCGGCGTGCCGCTGCTCGAGTTCCAGTTCGGCTGTGCCTCCAATGCCGAGGCGATCGTGCCCTCGCCCTATCAGTTCACCTATTTCCAGGGGGCGGGCTTCGACATGTCGCTGCTCTCCTTCCTGCAGATCGACAAGCAGGGCTGCGTCAACGTCTCCAAGCTCGGCGTCAGGCCGCATGTCACGGCCGGCGCCGGCGGCTTCATCGATATCACCGCGCGGGCCAAGCGCATCGTCTTCTCCGGCTATTTCAGCGCCGCGGCAAAGCTCGCCATCGCGGATGGCAAGCTCGTCATCGAGACGGAGGGCAAGGTGAAGAAGCTGGTCGATGCGGTCGAGCACATCTCCTTCTCGGGGCCGCGCGCCGTCGCCCAGGGGCAGGACGTGACCTACATCACCGAGCGCTGCGTGATGAAGCTGACGCCGGAAGGTATCGTCGTCACCGAGATCGCGCCCGGCGTCGATCTGGAGCGCGATATCCTCGCCCAAAGCGAGTTCCCGCTGCTGGTGCCGCAAACGCCGAAGCTGATGGACGCGGCCTTGTTCGATGAAGCCCTGATCGGCCTCGAAGTCCCGGCGAGGGCGGCATGA